A section of the Sedimentisphaera cyanobacteriorum genome encodes:
- a CDS encoding aminoglycoside phosphotransferase family protein, whose product MKKTIRKAFEAFDIRGEFDCAKRCGNGNINNTYHITAREEGVLHNYIFQRINTSVFTEPDKLMHNLVRVVDHHRAALAKSGVEDLDKRVLKVFKTRSGEHFYTDSSGNCWRCHLFIDGKTHESLEDPEKLFNIAYAYGSFISNMEDFQDELHETIPNFHDGKFRLRQLEQAAIENRAGRLSSVQEWVDFVFENSSDLVSLQDKIETGIVPLRITHNDAKINNVILDKETGRPLCVIDLDTVMKGSVLFDFGDMIRSAANTVSEESPEQCCSASLDIKRFECLLEGFMQAGGDVLVSSEIEHINQAVRLLSLMIGTRFLTDYINGDVYFKIRWEDHNFTRALNNLHLYASIKRQSDHIDNLIRKYTPSCRLV is encoded by the coding sequence GTGAAGAAGACAATCAGAAAGGCCTTCGAAGCTTTTGATATCAGGGGTGAGTTTGACTGTGCGAAAAGGTGCGGGAATGGCAATATAAACAATACCTATCACATCACTGCACGGGAAGAAGGCGTTTTACACAATTATATATTTCAGCGGATAAACACCTCAGTTTTTACTGAGCCCGATAAGCTTATGCACAATCTGGTGCGTGTAGTAGATCACCATCGAGCAGCTTTGGCCAAATCGGGGGTGGAGGATCTGGACAAACGTGTTCTAAAGGTTTTCAAAACTCGCAGTGGAGAGCATTTCTATACCGACAGCAGCGGGAACTGCTGGAGGTGTCATCTTTTTATCGACGGAAAAACTCACGAAAGCCTCGAAGACCCTGAAAAACTCTTCAATATTGCCTATGCATACGGCAGTTTTATTTCCAATATGGAAGATTTTCAAGATGAACTTCACGAAACCATCCCCAATTTTCACGACGGCAAGTTTCGCCTTAGACAGCTCGAGCAGGCCGCTATAGAGAACAGGGCGGGCAGGCTTTCTTCTGTGCAGGAATGGGTTGATTTTGTATTTGAAAACAGCTCTGATCTGGTGTCTCTGCAGGATAAAATAGAAACCGGCATAGTTCCCCTTAGAATAACCCACAACGATGCCAAGATTAATAATGTTATTCTCGACAAAGAAACAGGCCGGCCTCTTTGCGTAATCGACCTTGATACTGTGATGAAGGGTTCTGTCTTGTTTGATTTCGGCGATATGATACGTTCTGCAGCGAATACCGTATCAGAAGAATCCCCTGAGCAGTGCTGCTCGGCCTCATTGGATATAAAAAGGTTTGAGTGTCTGCTGGAAGGTTTTATGCAGGCTGGCGGTGATGTGCTTGTCAGTTCGGAAATAGAGCATATTAATCAGGCAGTGCGTCTTTTATCTCTTATGATTGGCACACGCTTTCTCACAGACTATATCAACGGCGATGTGTATTTCAAAATCCGATGGGAAGACCACAACTTCACCAGAGCTCTGAACAATCTCCACTTATACGCGTCTATAAAACGGCAAAGCGACCATATAGATAATCTCATTCGGAAATACACGCCAAGCTGCCGGTTGGTATAA
- the mutL gene encoding DNA mismatch repair endonuclease MutL has translation MADNPTNRRIHILDKNMVNMIAAGEVIERPASVAKELLENSIDASADRVYLHIEDGGRKLIQITDNGTGISAEDIPDAFEPHATSKIQKVEDLSSIRSMGFRGEALASIGSIASVKLTSRTKDSIQANSIDIDCGEKGEVFPDSSDYGTKIEVRNIFYKLPARRKFLRTANTEMGHISEQFTRIALANPQLEMKLSHNKRVLHNLSKGQSIEQRIGELISKEIRDNLISIENQERGIMVRAQVCSPSISRGTNKFQYTFLNGRYIRDKFISHAIKEAYRGLLEPGKHPVTFIFLEMPYENYDVNVHPTKTEIRFDNPNLVHSQVLASLREKLLNVKTEVQGSISSAGFDALPSGGERGKSNAGAAFQASETLDEAMNRNSSEYAERIKESMQNFFEKSSPGTTKDLPGFWNQRPSAGSKSHSPRKPFQNAGHSFRPSQNAAEEFSLPPIENRPETEPALNKWFQIHSSYILRETEEGFEIIDQHALHERIIYEKMYARIQDSGKGAPESQKLLIPETFEVREMDREILEASIELLEKLGIHIEPFGPETWAVQSFPTLLRKASPAEFMAEFVERLSDTQIKPGSEELVHCVLDTASCKAAIKAGQKLGDEEIRHLLEEAEQTERSGRCPHGRPTRISFSLKDLEKQFKRTGF, from the coding sequence ATGGCGGATAACCCCACCAACCGCCGAATACATATTCTCGACAAGAATATGGTTAATATGATCGCTGCCGGCGAGGTGATCGAAAGGCCGGCGAGCGTGGCAAAGGAGCTTCTTGAAAACAGCATAGATGCCTCGGCAGACAGGGTTTATCTGCACATAGAGGACGGCGGGAGAAAGCTCATTCAGATTACAGATAACGGCACTGGGATATCGGCTGAGGATATCCCAGATGCCTTCGAACCCCACGCAACGAGCAAAATCCAAAAAGTTGAAGACCTCTCTTCGATCCGTTCTATGGGTTTCAGGGGAGAGGCGCTTGCGAGCATAGGGTCTATAGCGAGCGTTAAGCTCACAAGCAGAACGAAAGATTCGATACAGGCCAACAGCATTGATATAGACTGCGGCGAAAAAGGCGAGGTATTCCCCGACAGCTCCGATTACGGGACAAAAATCGAGGTTCGCAATATTTTCTACAAACTCCCCGCCAGACGCAAATTTCTCAGAACAGCCAACACGGAGATGGGGCATATCTCCGAGCAGTTTACAAGGATTGCCCTTGCCAACCCGCAGCTCGAGATGAAGCTCTCGCACAATAAAAGGGTACTGCACAATCTATCAAAAGGGCAAAGCATTGAGCAGCGCATCGGCGAGCTCATCTCAAAGGAAATACGGGACAACCTGATCAGTATTGAAAATCAGGAAAGAGGAATTATGGTGCGTGCGCAGGTTTGCAGCCCGTCAATCTCACGTGGGACGAACAAATTTCAGTACACCTTCCTCAACGGCAGATATATCAGGGACAAGTTTATCTCGCATGCTATTAAAGAGGCCTATCGCGGGCTCCTTGAGCCGGGCAAACACCCTGTTACGTTTATATTCCTCGAAATGCCCTATGAAAACTACGATGTGAACGTACATCCTACAAAGACTGAAATAAGATTCGACAACCCCAATCTAGTTCACTCTCAGGTGCTCGCATCGCTCAGGGAGAAACTGCTGAACGTTAAAACAGAGGTTCAAGGCAGTATAAGCTCTGCAGGCTTTGATGCACTGCCTTCAGGCGGAGAAAGAGGAAAATCAAACGCCGGAGCAGCATTCCAGGCAAGCGAGACCCTCGATGAGGCAATGAACAGAAACAGCAGTGAATACGCCGAGCGGATCAAAGAATCCATGCAGAATTTCTTCGAGAAAAGCTCCCCCGGCACAACGAAAGACCTCCCGGGCTTCTGGAATCAAAGACCTTCAGCAGGCAGTAAATCGCATTCTCCGAGAAAACCCTTCCAAAACGCCGGGCACTCATTCAGACCTTCGCAGAATGCAGCAGAGGAATTCAGCCTGCCCCCGATTGAAAACCGCCCTGAAACTGAGCCTGCCTTAAATAAATGGTTCCAGATTCACAGCAGCTACATACTCCGCGAAACAGAAGAGGGATTTGAGATAATAGACCAGCATGCACTTCACGAGAGAATAATTTATGAAAAGATGTATGCAAGGATACAAGACAGCGGCAAAGGCGCGCCGGAATCGCAAAAGCTTTTAATCCCTGAGACGTTCGAGGTTAGAGAGATGGACAGAGAGATTCTTGAAGCCAGTATTGAACTGTTGGAAAAGCTCGGGATACATATCGAACCTTTCGGCCCTGAAACTTGGGCAGTGCAGTCGTTCCCCACGCTCCTAAGAAAGGCATCGCCTGCAGAGTTTATGGCTGAATTCGTTGAAAGGCTTTCAGACACTCAGATTAAGCCGGGAAGCGAGGAGCTTGTGCACTGCGTTTTAGATACCGCCTCGTGCAAGGCTGCAATAAAGGCCGGGCAAAAGCTCGGCGATGAAGAAATTCGCCACCTTCTCGAAGAGGCCGAGCAAACAGAAAGAAGCGGGAGATGTCCTCACGGAAGGCCCACGCGCATCAGCTTTTCGCTCAAAGACCTTGAGAAACAGTTCAAAAGAACAGGTTTTTAG
- a CDS encoding DUF1553 domain-containing protein — protein MRLFAFIILFVSASFAGLYQTGSSSLADSQSQLDRAVLSVLKEKGLKPAEKCSDTVFLRRIYLDLTGTIPHNWQVREFLKDKSKNKRQKLINKLLGSPEYADYWTMKLCDTLRVKAEFPVNLWPNGVQAYYKWIYDSVLNNKPYDKFAQEILLSSGSNFRSPPVNFYRAIQGNEPETIASAAALTFMGIRLENWPDKTSQSITPFFSRLCYKGTKEWKEEIIYNDPAAETKLIATLPFGGREVTIDAGEDPRAPFVKWLVSGENDYFAENMVNRVWYWLMGSGIYTDLDNRRPESRPVNPKLMSCLKKEFVSSGWDVAHLIKFITSSQTYQQSSMPEQRPAEAEKYFACYKIRRVEAEVLSDILDKIFGGSSGNYISRIPEPFTFFPAYKKAVSIQDGSITSPFLALFGKPSRDTGFLAERNLEPSAAQSRYLLNSNYINSKISRSWKLKKLVRDNRKNGNRIAAGLYLSILSRPPSQEELKHALDYSRSSGLNLLNASQDIAWALVNSREFSYKH, from the coding sequence ATGAGGCTTTTTGCTTTTATTATTTTATTTGTCTCTGCAAGCTTTGCCGGCTTGTACCAGACCGGTTCGTCATCTTTGGCGGATTCGCAGAGTCAATTGGACAGGGCTGTTTTAAGCGTTTTAAAGGAAAAGGGACTCAAGCCGGCAGAAAAGTGTTCGGATACTGTATTTCTAAGACGCATTTACTTAGACCTTACCGGCACAATCCCGCACAACTGGCAGGTCAGGGAATTTCTGAAAGACAAGAGCAAAAATAAACGTCAAAAGCTCATCAATAAGCTTTTGGGCAGCCCTGAATACGCTGATTACTGGACAATGAAGCTATGCGATACCCTGCGGGTTAAGGCGGAATTTCCGGTTAATCTATGGCCAAACGGCGTTCAGGCTTATTACAAGTGGATATATGACAGCGTATTGAACAACAAGCCCTACGATAAATTCGCTCAGGAAATTCTTTTATCCAGCGGCAGCAATTTCCGATCCCCTCCTGTAAATTTTTACAGGGCAATTCAGGGAAATGAACCTGAGACCATTGCTTCTGCTGCAGCACTTACGTTTATGGGCATAAGGCTGGAAAACTGGCCTGATAAAACTTCACAAAGCATTACACCCTTCTTTTCAAGGCTCTGCTATAAAGGCACGAAAGAATGGAAAGAGGAAATAATATATAACGACCCAGCCGCAGAGACAAAACTTATAGCGACTCTGCCTTTCGGGGGCAGGGAAGTTACGATTGATGCGGGCGAAGACCCTAGAGCTCCGTTCGTAAAATGGCTCGTTTCAGGGGAAAATGATTATTTTGCGGAAAATATGGTTAACCGCGTGTGGTACTGGCTTATGGGAAGCGGCATCTATACCGACCTCGACAACCGCAGGCCTGAGAGCAGGCCGGTTAATCCGAAGCTTATGAGCTGCCTGAAGAAGGAATTCGTTTCCTCCGGCTGGGATGTTGCGCATCTGATTAAGTTTATTACCTCCTCCCAAACCTACCAGCAGTCTTCTATGCCCGAGCAAAGGCCTGCAGAAGCGGAGAAATATTTCGCCTGCTACAAGATAAGACGGGTGGAAGCGGAAGTCCTCTCGGACATCCTCGATAAAATTTTCGGCGGCAGCAGCGGGAATTATATAAGCCGAATCCCCGAGCCTTTTACCTTCTTCCCTGCATACAAAAAAGCTGTATCCATTCAGGACGGCAGCATTACCAGCCCGTTTCTCGCACTGTTCGGCAAGCCCTCAAGAGATACCGGCTTTCTCGCAGAGAGAAATTTAGAGCCCTCTGCCGCGCAGAGCAGGTATCTGCTGAATTCCAACTACATCAACAGCAAGATTTCAAGAAGCTGGAAGCTGAAAAAACTGGTTCGTGATAATAGAAAAAACGGAAACCGGATTGCAGCGGGGCTGTATCTCAGCATCCTCAGCAGGCCGCCCAGCCAAGAAGAACTCAAGCATGCATTAGATTACTCCCGCAGCAGCGGGCTTAATTTGCTCAACGCTTCTCAGGATATTGCATGGGCTCTTGTCAACAGCAGGGAATTTTCTTATAAACATTAA
- the panD gene encoding aspartate 1-decarboxylase, with protein sequence MFIKALKAKIHRANITDSQLEYPGSIGIDSDLLEASGIANYEAVLVANVNNGERIETYVVPEPAGSGKITILGAAARKFEPKDVVIIISFGLYSPEEMRTHKPRVVLADHNNGIKETR encoded by the coding sequence ATGTTTATAAAAGCCTTAAAAGCAAAAATTCACAGAGCAAATATCACCGATTCGCAGCTCGAATACCCGGGGAGCATCGGAATAGACTCCGATCTGCTCGAGGCGTCCGGCATAGCGAATTATGAGGCAGTACTCGTAGCTAATGTGAACAACGGTGAAAGAATAGAGACCTACGTAGTTCCGGAACCTGCAGGCAGCGGGAAGATTACGATCCTCGGGGCTGCTGCAAGGAAATTTGAGCCTAAAGACGTAGTAATCATTATAAGCTTCGGGCTGTACAGCCCCGAAGAGATGAGAACCCATAAACCTCGAGTTGTCTTGGCAGATCATAACAACGGGATCAAAGAAACTCGATAA
- the gpmI gene encoding 2,3-bisphosphoglycerate-independent phosphoglycerate mutase, translating to MRKRPCVMIIRDGWGHNPNSDDDKFNAIKIANTPTDDMLMNDYPNTLMHTSGEMVGLPNGTMGNSEVGHQNIGAGRVVYQDSVRITLKIRDESFYENEVLLEAMNRVKQNSSKLHIMGLCSDIGVHSLLGHLYGVLEMAKRNGVEEVYLHALTDGRDSSPTSGLGFLKDIQAKMNEIGVGKIASISGRFYAMDRDNRWERVSKAYNCLTKGEGGKSGSFEQAMQDCYAREETDEFIKPLNITGEDGKPLSLIEDGDSVVFFNFRGDRPREITRAFVDDDFAGFQRDKKLDLQFVCMTQYDKTINAPVAFPKPPKMKNILGEYLSSLGLKQFRCAETEKYAHVTFFFNDYREEPFEKEDRQIIPSPKVETYDLQPEMSANKVCDAVMERLEKNEFDAIIVNFANPDMVGHTGVLDAAVTACETVDECVGKILSKVKEMNGTAIVFADHGNSEKMADGNPDNPFTSHTTGDVPFIVFDEELKNTALASGGCLADAAPTMLELMGIEKPKEMTGRSLIQKNGG from the coding sequence ATTAGAAAAAGACCTTGCGTAATGATAATACGCGACGGCTGGGGGCACAACCCCAACAGCGATGACGATAAATTTAACGCAATAAAAATCGCAAACACCCCCACAGATGATATGCTTATGAACGATTATCCAAACACGCTTATGCATACCAGCGGTGAGATGGTGGGTCTGCCTAACGGTACGATGGGCAACAGCGAGGTCGGCCATCAGAATATCGGTGCAGGACGCGTGGTATATCAGGATTCTGTACGTATTACCCTGAAAATAAGGGATGAATCTTTCTATGAGAATGAAGTTTTGCTTGAGGCGATGAACAGGGTTAAGCAGAATTCAAGCAAACTGCATATTATGGGTCTCTGCAGTGATATAGGCGTTCATTCTCTGCTAGGACACCTCTACGGCGTTCTCGAAATGGCAAAGCGAAACGGGGTTGAGGAAGTTTATCTGCACGCACTTACCGACGGCCGCGACAGCTCCCCCACGAGCGGTCTGGGCTTTCTCAAGGATATTCAGGCAAAGATGAACGAGATCGGCGTTGGCAAGATTGCCAGCATCAGCGGAAGATTCTATGCTATGGACAGAGACAACCGCTGGGAAAGGGTATCCAAGGCCTACAACTGCCTGACGAAGGGTGAAGGCGGAAAGTCCGGGTCATTTGAACAGGCAATGCAGGACTGCTACGCAAGGGAAGAAACAGATGAATTCATCAAACCTTTAAACATAACCGGCGAAGACGGCAAGCCCTTGAGCCTTATTGAAGACGGGGATTCGGTAGTATTCTTCAATTTCCGAGGCGACAGGCCTAGAGAAATCACAAGGGCTTTTGTGGATGATGATTTCGCAGGCTTCCAGAGGGACAAAAAGCTCGATCTGCAATTTGTATGTATGACCCAGTACGACAAAACCATAAACGCCCCTGTGGCATTTCCTAAGCCTCCCAAGATGAAAAACATCCTCGGGGAGTATCTCAGCAGTCTCGGGCTAAAACAGTTCCGCTGCGCAGAAACGGAAAAGTATGCCCATGTAACCTTCTTCTTCAATGACTACCGAGAAGAACCTTTCGAGAAAGAAGACCGGCAGATTATCCCATCCCCCAAAGTGGAAACGTACGATTTGCAGCCGGAAATGAGCGCGAACAAAGTATGCGATGCGGTGATGGAAAGGCTCGAAAAGAATGAGTTTGATGCGATTATCGTAAACTTTGCAAATCCGGATATGGTCGGACATACAGGCGTTCTCGATGCGGCTGTAACGGCATGCGAAACGGTTGATGAGTGCGTTGGAAAAATCCTATCGAAGGTTAAGGAAATGAACGGAACCGCGATAGTTTTCGCAGACCACGGCAACTCAGAGAAGATGGCTGATGGAAACCCTGACAATCCTTTCACCTCTCATACTACCGGTGATGTGCCGTTTATAGTGTTCGATGAAGAGCTGAAAAATACAGCTCTTGCCAGCGGCGGCTGCCTTGCAGATGCCGCCCCTACAATGCTCGAACTGATGGGAATAGAAAAACCGAAAGAAATGACCGGAAGGAGCCTGATCCAGAAAAATGGCGGATAA
- a CDS encoding DUF1501 domain-containing protein, which translates to MSRFEFTRRDLMKTGASFAAAPYLLNAQASAAPKAKAKSVIQIWMWGGPSQIDTFDPKPRAGEDYCGPLDKEIGTNVDGITVNAALPKLAKHADKYSIIRSMTHGTNAHETASYLVQTGHKPTPGIVHPCAGAVVSLFKGRGKGYDKKLPPYIVLTEPQGRFSECGFLGLDYKPFATGGDPAKDPFEVSGIIAKGISEKRQQSRRQLLGKLDTLGKSASNLDIFKVAQSSRQEAYDMILGDTKDIFDLSTEKKQTREMYGKNTFGQSCLMARRLAEYGVPYITINYKGWDTHKRHFETMKNKLPELDAGLSALFADLSDRGLLDSTIIWWGGEFGRGPKVQWNAPWNGGRSHHGSCFSVVVGGGGFQGGKVVGKSDEKAAKVAENPVHPQQLLASMYTLMGIDPAAKLPNNRGLDEIVMPLAEGEGLLTEIM; encoded by the coding sequence ATGAGCAGATTCGAATTTACAAGAAGAGATTTGATGAAAACCGGCGCATCGTTCGCTGCTGCTCCTTATCTTCTTAATGCACAGGCCTCTGCTGCTCCGAAGGCCAAGGCAAAGTCTGTGATACAGATATGGATGTGGGGAGGCCCCTCGCAGATAGACACCTTCGACCCCAAACCCCGCGCAGGCGAGGACTACTGCGGGCCTCTTGATAAAGAGATTGGAACCAATGTTGACGGGATAACAGTAAACGCAGCTCTTCCAAAGCTCGCCAAACACGCCGATAAATACTCCATCATCCGCAGTATGACTCACGGAACTAACGCCCATGAAACCGCCTCCTATCTCGTTCAAACCGGCCACAAGCCCACGCCCGGGATAGTTCATCCCTGCGCAGGGGCGGTAGTATCGCTTTTTAAGGGCAGGGGAAAGGGCTACGACAAAAAGCTTCCGCCTTATATTGTGTTGACAGAGCCTCAGGGAAGGTTTTCAGAATGCGGCTTCCTCGGGCTGGATTACAAGCCGTTTGCAACAGGCGGCGACCCTGCTAAAGATCCGTTTGAGGTTTCAGGTATTATAGCCAAAGGCATAAGCGAGAAACGTCAGCAGTCCCGCAGGCAGCTGCTTGGAAAGCTTGATACACTCGGGAAGTCTGCTTCGAATCTGGATATATTCAAAGTGGCCCAGAGCTCCCGCCAAGAGGCTTACGATATGATACTTGGGGATACGAAAGATATCTTCGACCTTTCCACCGAAAAGAAACAGACCCGCGAGATGTACGGTAAGAATACATTCGGCCAGTCCTGTCTTATGGCAAGGCGGCTGGCAGAATACGGCGTCCCGTATATCACAATCAACTACAAGGGCTGGGATACGCATAAGCGTCATTTTGAAACAATGAAAAATAAACTTCCCGAGCTCGATGCCGGCCTTTCTGCTCTCTTTGCAGATCTTAGCGACCGAGGCCTGCTTGATTCTACTATTATCTGGTGGGGCGGCGAATTTGGAAGAGGCCCGAAAGTGCAGTGGAACGCACCTTGGAACGGCGGCAGATCGCATCACGGAAGCTGCTTTTCCGTTGTAGTAGGCGGAGGCGGTTTCCAAGGAGGCAAGGTAGTGGGCAAATCCGACGAAAAGGCTGCTAAAGTAGCTGAGAATCCCGTACACCCTCAGCAGCTTCTTGCAAGTATGTACACGCTTATGGGCATAGACCCTGCTGCAAAGCTGCCAAATAACAGAGGACTTGATGAAATTGTTATGCCTCTTGCCGAGGGCGAAGGCCTTCTAACGGAGATTATGTAG
- a CDS encoding IS1634 family transposase — MFIRVKTSKNSPKQSVQIVESYRNEKNQPRQRIVRHLGTAFTEEELKRLKDFAEFEKAKLEAEKTPALFKPEHLAEAAIVARKNIDDKPLRVNLKNLREQARITTGIHEVFGSIYNELGFNNLFDRRKESAGKNLRHITMARLANPVSKRSSVQDLSKDFGINLSLDSVYRMMDNITDDIISKAQNCAHSAAKGLLGEEISLLFYDCTTLYFESFTEDELKKNGYSKDMKFNQPQVVLGLLSTSEGLPVGYEVFPGNQYEGHTLHTVIPKIKEKYNLKRVIFTADSAMLSKANLDYLEKQGVEYIVAARLKSLTDKWKAKVTESNAPLRSFDYGKDTRLIVTYSDKLAKKNKHDRDEAIRKLQEKLEKSSNPKSLISNYGYKKFMRVTGDIDCRIDEEKYEEAANFDGLHGVITNVKDMDDSAVVDHYRQLWLIEECFRISKHDLKIRPIYHWTPKRIKAHILICFIALTCARNLAYRVRLRFEPMSVARIVNALNHVQLSILWDKKTECRYVLPSKINEDARKLYKTVNLSTNTTPYKM; from the coding sequence ATGTTTATACGAGTAAAGACATCAAAAAACAGTCCGAAGCAGTCGGTACAGATTGTAGAGAGTTATCGCAACGAGAAGAACCAGCCTCGTCAGCGTATAGTTCGTCATCTCGGCACAGCCTTCACAGAAGAAGAGCTTAAGCGGCTCAAGGATTTTGCCGAATTCGAGAAGGCCAAGCTTGAGGCCGAGAAAACGCCGGCACTTTTCAAGCCTGAGCATCTTGCAGAAGCTGCAATAGTTGCCCGCAAAAACATTGATGATAAGCCTTTGCGGGTCAATCTAAAGAATCTCAGGGAACAGGCACGCATAACTACAGGCATCCATGAGGTATTCGGCAGCATCTACAATGAGCTTGGCTTTAACAATCTTTTCGATAGACGCAAAGAGTCTGCAGGCAAAAACCTTCGTCATATCACAATGGCAAGGCTTGCAAACCCAGTGAGCAAACGCAGCAGCGTTCAGGATCTCTCCAAAGACTTCGGCATTAACCTTTCTTTAGACAGCGTTTACCGTATGATGGATAATATCACAGATGATATTATCAGCAAGGCTCAAAACTGTGCTCACAGTGCTGCTAAAGGCCTTCTCGGCGAAGAGATAAGTCTTCTTTTCTACGACTGCACCACGCTTTATTTTGAATCATTTACAGAAGATGAGCTCAAAAAGAACGGCTACAGCAAGGATATGAAGTTCAATCAGCCGCAGGTTGTCCTTGGTCTTCTGTCCACATCAGAAGGGCTTCCAGTAGGTTATGAGGTATTCCCCGGCAATCAGTATGAAGGGCATACGCTGCATACTGTAATCCCTAAGATCAAAGAGAAATACAACCTCAAGCGTGTTATCTTCACCGCAGACAGCGCAATGCTTAGCAAGGCTAATCTTGATTACCTTGAAAAGCAGGGAGTTGAGTATATTGTGGCAGCGAGGCTTAAAAGCCTCACTGATAAATGGAAAGCAAAGGTTACAGAATCCAATGCCCCGCTTAGAAGCTTTGATTACGGCAAAGATACAAGGCTTATTGTTACCTACAGCGATAAACTCGCTAAAAAGAATAAGCACGACAGGGATGAAGCTATAAGAAAGCTCCAGGAGAAGCTTGAAAAGAGCAGCAACCCCAAATCACTTATAAGCAACTACGGCTACAAGAAGTTTATGCGTGTTACCGGCGATATAGATTGCCGGATAGATGAAGAGAAATATGAAGAGGCTGCGAATTTTGATGGTCTTCACGGTGTTATAACGAATGTTAAGGATATGGATGATTCGGCTGTAGTAGATCATTACAGGCAGCTCTGGCTGATTGAAGAGTGCTTCAGGATAAGCAAGCACGATCTGAAGATACGGCCGATATACCACTGGACGCCGAAACGAATCAAAGCCCATATACTGATATGCTTTATCGCTCTAACCTGCGCGAGAAATCTGGCCTACAGGGTTCGGCTGAGATTTGAGCCGATGTCTGTGGCGAGGATTGTAAATGCCCTCAACCACGTGCAGCTGAGCATACTCTGGGATAAGAAAACAGAGTGCAGATATGTCCTGCCATCAAAGATTAACGAGGACGCAAGAAAACTCTATAAAACAGTTAATCTCAGCACCAATACAACGCCTTACAAAATGTAA
- the rpmA gene encoding 50S ribosomal protein L27, whose translation MAHKKGQGSSRNGRDSNPQYRGIKLYGGQQAKAGSILVRQCGTRFHPGFNVGLGKDYTLFALKEGKVRFQGKRVHIDCPEA comes from the coding sequence ATGGCACATAAGAAAGGTCAGGGTTCATCCAGGAACGGCAGAGACAGCAATCCGCAGTATCGCGGGATTAAGCTGTACGGTGGTCAGCAGGCAAAAGCCGGGTCAATTCTTGTTCGTCAGTGCGGCACAAGATTCCATCCGGGATTTAATGTAGGTCTTGGAAAAGACTACACACTTTTCGCCTTGAAAGAGGGCAAGGTGAGATTTCAGGGCAAAAGAGTTCATATAGACTGCCCTGAAGCATAA
- the rpsT gene encoding 30S ribosomal protein S20, with translation MAHSLSAKKRVRQNVKRRQRNRARKSMVRTAIKKFELAVRNHEVQEAEQYYLAVQRRIDKVAAKGTMHKNTASRTKARMAKKLQELQGKEQAG, from the coding sequence GTGGCACATTCTTTATCGGCCAAAAAAAGAGTTCGGCAGAATGTCAAACGCAGGCAGCGCAACCGCGCTCGCAAGAGTATGGTGCGCACTGCGATTAAGAAGTTTGAGCTTGCAGTGAGAAATCACGAGGTTCAAGAGGCAGAGCAGTATTACCTTGCCGTGCAGAGACGCATTGACAAGGTGGCAGCTAAAGGAACTATGCACAAAAATACCGCCTCAAGAACCAAAGCTCGTATGGCTAAAAAGCTTCAAGAGCTTCAAGGCAAAGAGCAGGCCGGCTGA
- a CDS encoding phosphotransferase: MTRTYENLPPKSGQLEQAAIENRAGRLSSVQEWVDFVFENSSDLVSLQDKIETGIVPLRITHNDAKINNVILDKETGRPLCVIDLDTVMKGSVLFDFGDMIRSAANTVSEESPEQFCSASLDIKRFECLLEGFMQAGGDVLVSSEIEHINQAVRLLSLMIGTRFLTDYINGDVYFKIRWEDHNFTRALNNLHLYASIKRQSDHIDNLIRKYTPSCRLV; this comes from the coding sequence TTGACAAGGACTTATGAAAATTTACCGCCGAAGTCAGGACAGCTCGAGCAGGCCGCTATAGAGAACAGGGCGGGCAGGCTTTCTTCTGTGCAGGAATGGGTTGATTTTGTATTTGAAAACAGCTCTGATCTGGTGTCTCTGCAGGATAAAATAGAAACCGGCATAGTTCCCCTTAGAATAACCCACAACGATGCCAAGATTAATAATGTTATTCTCGACAAAGAAACAGGCCGGCCTCTTTGCGTAATCGACCTTGATACTGTGATGAAGGGTTCTGTCTTGTTTGATTTCGGCGATATGATACGTTCTGCAGCGAATACCGTATCAGAAGAATCCCCTGAGCAGTTCTGCTCGGCCTCATTGGATATAAAAAGGTTTGAGTGTCTGCTGGAAGGTTTTATGCAGGCTGGCGGTGATGTGCTTGTCAGTTCGGAAATAGAGCATATTAATCAGGCAGTGCGTCTTTTATCTCTTATGATTGGCACACGCTTTCTCACAGACTATATCAACGGCGATGTGTATTTCAAAATCCGATGGGAAGACCACAACTTCACCAGAGCTCTGAACAATCTCCACTTATACGCGTCTATAAAACGGCAAAGCGACCATATAGATAATCTCATTCGGAAATACACGCCAAGCTGCCGGTTGGTATAA